One part of the Bacillus sp. FJAT-27916 genome encodes these proteins:
- a CDS encoding PP2C family serine/threonine-protein phosphatase translates to MKHEILRDSKVEAIAAQSSKNGKALCGDDYFFLATDDYFICVLADGLGSGEFAHESSRAVTDVVRDCHEEDVDSLMDRCNRVLVQKRGAAVAIFKVYFKEKRFRYSCVGNIRFYLYPPNGGKLVYPLPVTGYMSGRKQHFHTQEFSYIPNSRFLIHSDGFEMRGTKNFFGLSGSLEVSAKQLEHTNSAASDDITFIFGSLLE, encoded by the coding sequence GTGAAACATGAAATCCTGCGGGATAGCAAGGTTGAGGCAATTGCCGCTCAATCGTCTAAGAACGGCAAGGCCTTATGTGGGGATGATTACTTTTTCTTGGCAACTGATGATTATTTCATTTGTGTATTGGCGGATGGTCTAGGGTCAGGTGAATTTGCTCATGAATCCTCGCGCGCAGTGACTGATGTAGTTCGTGACTGCCATGAGGAAGATGTGGACTCATTAATGGATCGGTGCAACCGAGTGCTCGTTCAGAAGAGGGGAGCGGCAGTTGCTATCTTTAAGGTTTATTTCAAGGAGAAGAGATTCCGCTACAGCTGTGTTGGGAATATCCGGTTTTATCTTTATCCGCCAAATGGCGGCAAATTGGTTTACCCTCTTCCGGTGACAGGCTATATGTCTGGGAGGAAGCAGCATTTTCATACACAGGAATTTTCCTATATACCTAATTCGAGATTCTTGATTCATTCAGATGGGTTTGAAATGAGGGGCACAAAGAACTTTTTCGGGCTCTCAGGATCCCTGGAAGTATCAGCTAAGCAGCTGGAACATACGAATTCAGCTGCCTCAGATGACATAACATTTATATTCGGAAGTCTACTTGAATGA
- the sigB gene encoding RNA polymerase sigma factor SigB, translating into MQRQSQTNEEIRAQTKEQVTQWIKAYQENGDQEAQNQLVLHYQGLVETIARKYSKGKSYHEDIIQVGMIGLLGAIRRYDDSFGKSFEAFAVPTIIGEIKRFLRDKTWSVHVPRRIKELGPKIKTTVEELTSTLHRSPKIEEIARYLDVSEEEVLEAMEMSKSYQALSVDHSIEADSDGGTVTLLDIFGNIDEGYEKVNQRLVLEKVLHVLSDREKKIIQYTYLENLSQKEAGDRLGISQMHVSRLQRRAIKKLQEAINAENSEYIQ; encoded by the coding sequence ATGCAGAGACAATCTCAAACTAACGAAGAAATCAGAGCTCAAACTAAGGAACAAGTCACCCAGTGGATTAAGGCATATCAAGAGAATGGAGACCAGGAAGCACAAAATCAACTCGTCCTCCATTACCAAGGTTTAGTCGAAACAATCGCAAGGAAATATTCCAAAGGGAAATCTTATCATGAGGATATCATTCAGGTGGGCATGATTGGCCTGCTCGGGGCAATTCGCCGGTATGATGATTCCTTTGGCAAAAGCTTTGAGGCATTCGCTGTTCCGACTATTATTGGGGAGATTAAACGCTTTCTACGTGATAAGACGTGGAGTGTTCATGTGCCGCGCAGAATTAAAGAACTAGGCCCCAAGATTAAGACAACCGTAGAAGAACTAACCTCAACATTACATCGTTCTCCAAAGATAGAAGAGATCGCCAGATACTTGGATGTTTCTGAAGAAGAAGTTCTTGAGGCAATGGAGATGAGCAAGAGCTATCAAGCCTTGTCTGTTGACCATTCTATAGAAGCGGACTCAGATGGAGGCACCGTGACGTTGTTAGATATCTTCGGGAATATAGATGAAGGGTATGAAAAGGTAAATCAACGCTTGGTGCTTGAGAAGGTCTTGCACGTTCTAAGTGACCGGGAGAAGAAAATCATCCAATATACGTACCTTGAGAACTTAAGTCAGAAAGAGGCTGGCGACAGGCTTGGCATCTCGCAAATGCATGTATCCCGCTTGCAGAGAAGAGCCATTAAGAAACTGCAAGAAGCGATTAACGCTGAGAACTCGGAGTATATTCAGTGA